One Nocardia farcinica genomic region harbors:
- a CDS encoding PucR family transcriptional regulator, with protein MIGHLSGMPGTGRAPSGSAGAPLSCACHDLAVGILGEENVAAAAARLAAAAASCAREGVALGTVHRIVFDCVHKEFATVEAAHGTGRDGVDRRLWEVLEQAAVAVSVGYLEEAGAVGTQQHSAVDTLTAALLGGRVDPVLVRESGIEVAETYAVVAVSFATAEDEAPRESGRLAQRVRIALAERGRHVLSLLGRDGGTVLVPVSDRTNLERLMVAAAQAAGGPLTATAVTVPRDEIPDAADRAHELLDMVHRLRMGPALYRFEELALEYQITRPGPGLDYLGTVLDPLDEQPKLLETLRCHIGNGLNRQRTARMLNLHTNGLDYRLRRIGRLTGYDPGDARGICYLRAALVARSYREHAG; from the coding sequence ATGATCGGTCACTTGTCGGGAATGCCGGGCACCGGGCGCGCACCGTCGGGCAGTGCTGGTGCGCCGCTGTCCTGCGCCTGCCACGACTTGGCCGTCGGCATCCTCGGCGAGGAGAACGTGGCGGCGGCGGCCGCCAGACTGGCCGCGGCCGCGGCGTCCTGCGCCCGCGAGGGCGTCGCACTGGGCACCGTGCACCGCATCGTCTTCGATTGCGTGCACAAGGAATTCGCGACCGTCGAGGCCGCGCACGGCACCGGCCGCGACGGCGTGGACCGGCGGCTGTGGGAGGTGCTGGAGCAGGCCGCGGTGGCCGTGTCGGTGGGCTACCTCGAGGAGGCGGGTGCGGTCGGCACGCAGCAGCACAGCGCTGTCGACACGTTGACCGCCGCGCTGCTCGGCGGACGGGTCGACCCCGTCCTGGTCCGCGAATCGGGCATCGAGGTCGCCGAGACCTACGCGGTGGTGGCGGTGTCGTTCGCCACCGCCGAGGACGAGGCGCCGCGCGAGAGCGGCCGGCTCGCCCAGCGGGTGCGCATCGCACTCGCCGAACGCGGCCGCCACGTGCTCTCGCTGCTCGGCCGCGACGGCGGAACCGTCCTGGTGCCGGTCAGCGACCGGACGAACCTCGAACGCCTGATGGTCGCGGCCGCGCAGGCGGCGGGTGGCCCGCTCACCGCCACCGCGGTCACCGTGCCCCGCGACGAGATCCCCGACGCCGCCGACCGCGCGCACGAACTGCTCGACATGGTGCACCGGCTGCGCATGGGCCCGGCCCTGTACCGGTTCGAGGAACTGGCCCTCGAATACCAGATCACCCGCCCCGGACCGGGTTTGGACTACCTCGGTACCGTGCTCGACCCACTCGACGAGCAACCGAAGCTGCTCGAAACCTTGCGCTGCCACATCGGTAACGGCCTGAACCGGCAACGCACCGCCCGAATGCTGAACCTGCACACCAACGGACTGGACTACCGCCTGCGCCGCATCGGCAGGCTCACCGGCTACGACCCCGGCGACGCCAGGGGCATCTGCTATCTGCGGGCGGCGCTGGTGGCGCGCAGCTACCGGGAGCACGCAGGCTAG
- a CDS encoding M12 family metallopeptidase — translation MNTLAICSPKRLPDDKQIESARLAVEINPANMPYVRPIAGLVGERPVNREFISAMTTKYWRSGGVHLGVRFLDTTDRALQDRILAHMNAWSPGANIGFHRSTAPDAEIRIARTPGDGYWSYLGTDVLQIPADEATMNLDSFGLDTDEREYTRVVRHETGHTLGFPHEHLRRDVVHRIDPAKAIRYFRDRVGWSEATTRAQVLTPLEEVALITTPTDTQSIMCYQLPGSIMRDGRPVPGGLDINDRDRGFVHVLYPTAVATTPIQALAGVH, via the coding sequence ATGAACACCCTCGCGATCTGCAGCCCCAAGCGGCTGCCCGACGACAAGCAGATCGAGTCCGCCCGGCTCGCCGTCGAGATCAATCCCGCCAACATGCCCTATGTGCGTCCCATCGCGGGACTGGTGGGCGAGCGCCCGGTGAACCGCGAGTTCATCTCGGCCATGACCACCAAGTACTGGCGCAGCGGCGGCGTCCACCTCGGCGTCCGTTTCCTCGACACCACCGACCGCGCGCTCCAGGACCGCATCCTGGCCCACATGAACGCCTGGTCACCGGGGGCGAACATCGGTTTCCACCGCAGCACCGCCCCCGACGCCGAGATCCGCATCGCCCGCACCCCCGGCGACGGCTACTGGTCCTATCTCGGCACCGACGTGCTGCAGATTCCCGCCGACGAGGCGACCATGAACCTCGACTCGTTCGGCCTCGACACCGACGAACGCGAATACACCCGCGTCGTCCGCCACGAAACCGGCCACACTCTCGGTTTCCCGCACGAACACCTGCGCCGCGACGTCGTGCACCGCATCGACCCGGCCAAGGCCATCCGCTACTTCCGCGACCGCGTCGGCTGGTCGGAGGCCACCACCCGCGCCCAGGTGCTGACACCGCTGGAGGAGGTGGCCCTGATCACCACCCCCACCGACACCCAGTCGATCATGTGCTACCAGCTCCCGGGCTCGATCATGCGCGACGGCCGACCGGTCCCGGGCGGGCTCGACATCAACGACCGTGACCGCGGTTTCGTCCACGTCCTCTACCCGACGGCCGTGGCCACCACCCCGATCCAGGCGCTGGCCGGGGTGCACTGA
- a CDS encoding ABC transporter ATP-binding protein: MEVCVGVEVRTEGVTKSFGSQRIWQDVSLTLPAGEVSALLGPSGTGKSVFLKSLIGLLRPERGSIYIGDTDITTCSNKELYEIRKLFGVLFQDGALFGSMNLFDNVAFPLREHTKKSESEIRKIVMEKLELTGLLGAEGKLPGEISGGMRKRAGLARALVLDPQIILVDEPDSGLDPVRTSYLSQLLIDINAQIDATILIVTHNINLARTVPDNIGMLFRRQLVMFGPREVLLTSEEPVVKQFLNGRMIGPIGMSEEKDEAQMAREQAMVDAGHHHGGAEEVEGIIPQMRATPGMPVRQAVERRRARVREIMHTLPPAAQAAIRESLNENDDTQVLPAYSDSPR, encoded by the coding sequence ATGGAGGTTTGCGTGGGCGTCGAGGTCAGGACCGAGGGTGTGACGAAGTCCTTCGGTTCGCAGCGTATTTGGCAGGATGTTTCGCTGACGCTGCCCGCCGGTGAGGTGAGCGCCCTGCTGGGTCCCTCGGGTACGGGTAAGTCGGTGTTTTTGAAGTCGTTGATCGGGTTGCTGCGGCCGGAGCGTGGGTCGATCTACATCGGTGACACCGATATCACGACGTGTTCGAACAAGGAGCTCTACGAGATCCGCAAGTTGTTCGGTGTGCTGTTCCAGGACGGTGCGCTGTTCGGGTCGATGAACTTGTTCGACAATGTGGCCTTCCCGTTGCGCGAGCACACCAAGAAGAGCGAGTCCGAGATCCGCAAGATCGTGATGGAGAAGCTCGAGCTGACCGGTCTGTTGGGTGCGGAGGGCAAGCTGCCGGGGGAGATCTCCGGTGGTATGCGCAAGCGGGCGGGGTTGGCGCGGGCGTTGGTGTTGGATCCGCAGATCATTCTGGTCGACGAGCCGGACTCGGGTCTGGATCCGGTGCGTACCTCGTATCTGTCGCAGTTGTTGATCGATATCAACGCCCAGATCGATGCGACGATCCTGATCGTGACCCACAACATCAATCTGGCGCGGACGGTGCCCGACAACATCGGGATGTTGTTCCGGCGTCAGTTGGTGATGTTCGGGCCGCGTGAGGTGTTGTTGACCTCGGAGGAGCCGGTGGTCAAGCAGTTCCTCAACGGTCGCATGATCGGTCCGATCGGTATGTCGGAGGAGAAGGACGAGGCGCAGATGGCCCGCGAGCAGGCCATGGTCGATGCCGGTCATCATCACGGCGGTGCCGAGGAGGTCGAGGGCATCATCCCGCAGATGCGGGCGACGCCGGGCATGCCGGTGCGGCAGGCGGTGGAACGGCGGCGGGCGCGGGTGCGCGAGATCATGCACACCCTGCCACCGGCCGCCCAGGCCGCCATCCGCGAATCACTGAACGAAAACGACGACACCCAGGTACTGCCCGCCTATTCGGACTCCCCCCGCTGA
- a CDS encoding trypsin-like serine peptidase yields the protein MTVIDPAPGHLLERTEIPTTVKELVHAIPGQEQHALNPAEAPARGDAVTAPYCPPWATYAEPTVAETFSLDGQTFYEPLVHEEPNPMLYPMCTVGIVFNSNGKRGSGVLVGPNLLLTAGHVAPWGASNWSMEFIPAFRNGDRPFGSSFVQSYWGYNPGGDVPTGYDYVICKLYNPLGNALGWMGSQSWGDEDEYYNRRYVSSGYPGSYGQRPAVELDMGIRDIDNDSPGKELEFALRADLGPGWSGGPLWVHTANPFVVGVCSGQEKDGLDPTRLVFAGGKGMVDVVRHGLTDMRP from the coding sequence ATGACCGTCATCGATCCCGCGCCGGGCCACCTGCTCGAGCGCACCGAGATTCCCACCACCGTCAAAGAACTCGTGCATGCGATTCCCGGCCAGGAACAGCACGCGCTGAACCCGGCCGAGGCGCCCGCACGCGGCGACGCCGTCACCGCGCCCTACTGCCCGCCGTGGGCGACCTACGCCGAACCCACGGTGGCCGAGACGTTCTCGCTCGACGGCCAGACCTTCTACGAGCCGCTCGTGCACGAGGAACCCAACCCGATGCTGTATCCGATGTGCACGGTGGGCATCGTGTTCAACAGCAACGGCAAACGCGGCAGCGGCGTCCTCGTCGGCCCCAACCTGCTGCTCACCGCGGGGCATGTCGCCCCGTGGGGCGCGAGCAACTGGAGCATGGAGTTCATCCCCGCCTTCCGCAACGGCGACCGGCCGTTCGGATCCTCGTTCGTGCAGAGCTATTGGGGCTACAACCCCGGCGGCGACGTGCCCACCGGCTACGACTACGTCATCTGCAAGCTCTACAACCCGCTCGGCAACGCGCTGGGCTGGATGGGCTCGCAGTCCTGGGGCGACGAGGACGAGTACTACAACCGGCGCTACGTCTCCTCCGGCTACCCCGGCAGCTACGGTCAGCGCCCCGCCGTGGAGCTGGACATGGGCATCCGCGACATCGACAACGACAGTCCCGGCAAGGAACTCGAGTTCGCGCTGCGCGCCGACCTCGGGCCCGGCTGGTCGGGCGGCCCGCTGTGGGTGCACACCGCCAACCCGTTCGTGGTCGGCGTCTGCAGCGGACAGGAGAAGGACGGCCTCGATCCCACCCGCCTGGTGTTCGCCGGCGGCAAGGGGATGGTCGACGTCGTCCGGCACGGATTGACCGACATGCGCCCGTGA
- a CDS encoding PAS and ANTAR domain-containing protein produces the protein MSEGNGTPPVSAADAWRPAGSYRFWFADQRWEWSDEVAVLHGYAPGSVVPTTELMLAHKHPEDRDAVADILAAAVSTGQPFCSRHRILDTHGRVRHVLVVGDEMRDADGRVVGSTGYYIDLTDRLDEARKEVLDETLPDLVATRSVIDQAKGALMLMYGISAEQAFRVLAWRSQETNTKLRDLAARLVEAVTEFGGCGVGERTRFDHLLLTAHERDTPEP, from the coding sequence GTGAGCGAAGGCAACGGGACGCCCCCGGTCTCCGCCGCCGATGCGTGGCGGCCGGCGGGCAGCTATCGGTTCTGGTTCGCGGACCAGCGCTGGGAATGGTCGGACGAGGTGGCCGTGTTGCACGGCTACGCACCGGGTTCGGTGGTGCCCACCACCGAGCTGATGCTGGCTCACAAGCATCCCGAGGACCGCGATGCGGTCGCCGACATTCTCGCGGCCGCGGTGTCGACCGGTCAACCGTTCTGCAGCAGGCACCGCATCCTGGACACACACGGCCGCGTCCGGCACGTCCTGGTCGTCGGCGACGAGATGCGCGACGCGGACGGCCGCGTCGTCGGCTCGACCGGCTACTACATCGACCTCACCGACCGCCTCGACGAAGCCCGCAAGGAAGTCCTCGACGAGACCCTGCCCGACCTGGTCGCCACCCGCTCGGTGATCGACCAGGCCAAGGGCGCCCTCATGCTCATGTACGGCATCAGCGCCGAGCAGGCTTTCCGCGTGCTCGCCTGGCGCTCCCAGGAGACGAACACCAAACTCCGCGACCTGGCCGCCCGCCTGGTCGAAGCCGTCACCGAATTCGGCGGCTGCGGTGTCGGGGAACGCACCCGCTTCGACCATCTCCTGTTGACCGCGCACGAACGCGACACCCCGGAACCCTAG
- a CDS encoding oxygenase MpaB family protein: MKTPAVPRDSLLGRYLGDRRFALTLPRAVGLQILHPSVAAAIVEHAPTALWAHKKRVVSRMIHLAYTPCDPHAAILYGHELVRGVDSRGRRYNGLTPDLFFFQHATYVDTLVTAIETFDRPLSAEEKNTLYAQCCAWYRRYGISARPMPGTWPAFTDYLAEICATELTVTPDTTALAPQLLHPDTWIPRTLPDFALRTLLHDRTRALLDIPRHPTDRPATAAYARAVKSGMRVLTPRARLVASARV, encoded by the coding sequence ATGAAAACTCCCGCAGTACCACGTGATTCGTTGCTCGGCCGCTATCTCGGCGACCGCCGCTTCGCCCTGACGCTGCCCCGTGCGGTCGGGTTGCAGATCCTGCACCCGTCCGTCGCGGCGGCGATCGTCGAGCACGCGCCCACCGCGCTGTGGGCGCACAAGAAGCGGGTGGTCTCCCGCATGATCCACCTCGCCTACACCCCCTGCGACCCGCACGCGGCGATCCTGTACGGCCACGAACTCGTCCGTGGCGTCGACAGCCGCGGCCGCCGCTACAACGGCCTCACGCCCGACTTGTTCTTCTTCCAGCACGCCACCTACGTCGACACCCTCGTCACCGCCATCGAAACCTTCGACCGCCCCCTGTCCGCCGAGGAGAAGAACACCCTCTACGCCCAGTGCTGCGCCTGGTACCGCCGCTACGGCATCTCCGCCCGCCCCATGCCCGGCACCTGGCCCGCCTTCACCGACTATCTGGCCGAGATCTGCGCCACCGAACTCACCGTCACCCCCGACACCACCGCACTCGCTCCCCAGCTCCTGCACCCCGACACCTGGATCCCCCGCACCCTCCCCGACTTCGCCCTCCGCACCCTCCTCCACGACCGCACCCGCGCCCTGCTGGACATCCCCCGCCACCCCACCGACCGCCCCGCCACCGCGGCCTATGCCCGCGCGGTGAAGTCCGGCATGCGAGTGCTCACGCCGCGAGCCCGGCTGGTCGCCTCGGCGCGGGTGTGA
- a CDS encoding aminotransferase-like domain-containing protein: MPSYRSVADLIAEQITAGRWAPGDRLPTHRQLAAEFGIAIATATRAYAELKRTGIVVGEPGRGTFVRDRSVRLVSPEYGPGADTVWADLSITQPFSRRRSELLRAALRELATAGELDAVLRRPPPGGRPHERRAAAGYPARLGIEAEAERVFLTSGAQHGLDLVLRATLAPGDAVAVDELTYPGFRMLAEAQRLDLVPIPADGDGPDLTALAQACARRRLRAVYTMPTLHNPLGWVLNAAARAELIALARKHDLLLIEDAAYAFLADPAPPPLAALAPERTFWVSSISKSVSAGLRFGLLVTPASARNALSRIVRTTMAGPSSLVTALVVRWLSDGTLADLEAASREAAAEHQRILRRELDGRPMRAHPRSYFAWLPVDPGQRMDRVAAELSRRGIRVSTADLFATTPHVPHGLRLAVGSLSPRDLPNALAVVRDVLDDIPL; encoded by the coding sequence ATGCCGTCCTACCGCAGCGTGGCGGACCTGATCGCCGAACAGATCACCGCGGGCCGATGGGCGCCCGGCGATCGGCTGCCCACGCACCGCCAACTGGCCGCGGAGTTCGGTATCGCCATCGCGACCGCCACACGGGCGTATGCCGAGCTGAAGCGCACCGGCATCGTCGTCGGCGAACCCGGCCGCGGCACCTTCGTGCGGGATCGCTCGGTGCGGCTGGTGTCGCCGGAGTACGGGCCGGGCGCCGATACGGTGTGGGCGGATCTGTCCATCACGCAACCGTTTTCGCGACGGCGCAGCGAGCTGCTGCGCGCGGCGTTGCGCGAGCTCGCGACGGCGGGCGAGCTGGACGCGGTGCTGCGGCGGCCACCGCCGGGTGGCCGTCCGCACGAGCGCCGGGCCGCCGCCGGGTATCCCGCGCGGTTGGGCATCGAGGCCGAAGCCGAGCGTGTCTTCCTCACCTCGGGCGCCCAGCACGGACTGGATCTCGTCCTCCGCGCGACCCTCGCGCCCGGTGACGCCGTCGCCGTCGACGAACTCACCTACCCCGGCTTCCGGATGCTGGCCGAGGCGCAACGGCTCGACCTGGTCCCGATTCCCGCCGACGGCGACGGCCCCGACCTCACCGCCCTCGCCCAGGCCTGCGCCCGGCGGCGGCTACGAGCGGTCTACACGATGCCGACACTGCACAACCCACTCGGCTGGGTGCTGAACGCCGCTGCCCGCGCCGAGCTGATCGCCCTCGCCCGCAAGCACGACCTGCTGCTGATCGAGGACGCCGCCTACGCCTTCCTCGCCGACCCCGCGCCCCCGCCGCTGGCCGCGCTGGCCCCGGAACGCACCTTCTGGGTGTCGAGCATTTCCAAGAGCGTGTCGGCGGGTCTGCGCTTCGGTCTCCTCGTCACGCCCGCGTCGGCCCGCAACGCGCTGTCCCGCATCGTCCGCACCACCATGGCGGGCCCGTCCAGCCTGGTCACCGCCTTGGTCGTGCGCTGGCTGAGCGACGGCACCCTCGCCGATCTCGAAGCCGCGAGCCGCGAAGCCGCCGCCGAACACCAGCGCATCCTGCGGCGTGAACTCGACGGCAGGCCGATGCGCGCGCACCCCCGCTCCTACTTCGCCTGGCTGCCCGTCGATCCCGGCCAGCGCATGGACCGGGTCGCGGCGGAACTGTCCCGCCGCGGCATCCGTGTCTCCACCGCCGACCTGTTCGCCACCACCCCGCACGTCCCGCACGGCCTGCGGTTGGCCGTGGGATCACTGTCCCCCCGCGACCTCCCGAACGCCCTGGCGGTGGTTCGCGATGTCCTCGACGACATCCCGCTGTGA
- a CDS encoding PaaI family thioesterase — MTSTTTELPVLDYLRAVVAGTATPDQSCRFRYPTAISRTLGIRLVAVDHGTATVEIDADAAVHGNQQGTVHGGLLAELADAAIGTAHSTVVAPDESFTSIDLRAVYLRPVWRETLRAVARPVHSGRTITHYQCEVVRADGTPVALVTSVVTTLRGERAAGR; from the coding sequence ATGACGAGCACGACCACCGAACTCCCGGTCCTGGACTACCTGCGCGCCGTCGTCGCCGGTACCGCCACCCCCGACCAGTCCTGCCGGTTCCGCTACCCGACCGCCATTTCGCGGACCCTCGGCATCCGGCTGGTCGCGGTCGACCACGGGACCGCCACCGTCGAGATCGACGCCGACGCCGCGGTGCACGGCAATCAGCAGGGCACGGTTCACGGCGGGTTGCTCGCCGAACTGGCCGACGCCGCGATCGGCACCGCGCACTCCACGGTGGTCGCCCCGGACGAGAGCTTCACCAGCATCGACCTGCGCGCGGTCTACCTGCGCCCGGTCTGGCGGGAGACGCTGCGGGCGGTGGCCCGCCCGGTGCACTCCGGGCGCACCATCACCCACTACCAGTGCGAGGTGGTGCGCGCGGACGGCACACCGGTCGCCCTGGTCACGAGTGTGGTCACCACCTTGCGCGGGGAACGGGCGGCGGGCCGGTAG
- a CDS encoding S8 family peptidase: MSEPTHVLAGEKLVVLRAPARAVLREPNAGPAAFPAEVAADVRIDIDEVDAATLRSVAADPTVVGFGPAMPMRLVEPAERGGVVAAAAGPTWGVEAVGATTSPFTGQGVTVAVLDTGIDADHPAFAGVDLVTRDFTGGGSAHDKDGHGTHCAGTIFGRDLDGTRIGVARGVGRALIGKVLGPGGGGSDTIAEAILWARDNGAHVISMSLGIDFPGFVEKLVTLRGLSIPVATSLALRAYTANVQLFETLSQFLAAGIGQPMVVAATGNESGRDRTPPFEIDVAPPAAAAGIVAVGALGRTANGLAVAPFSNSRATVSAPGVGVVSAAVGGGTESMSGTSMATPHAAGVAALWAEKLAAQGQLAPLVLQAKLIGEATTDRLIPGTDPTDTGAGLVRAPQS, translated from the coding sequence ATGTCCGAGCCAACACATGTCCTCGCGGGGGAGAAACTCGTCGTGTTGCGCGCCCCCGCCCGCGCGGTGCTGCGGGAGCCGAACGCGGGCCCCGCGGCCTTTCCCGCCGAGGTCGCCGCCGACGTCCGCATCGATATCGATGAGGTCGACGCGGCGACGTTGCGGTCGGTCGCCGCCGATCCGACCGTCGTCGGGTTCGGCCCGGCGATGCCGATGCGCCTCGTCGAACCGGCCGAGCGCGGCGGTGTCGTCGCCGCGGCGGCGGGTCCCACCTGGGGCGTCGAGGCCGTCGGCGCGACGACCTCGCCGTTCACCGGGCAGGGTGTCACCGTCGCGGTGCTCGACACCGGTATCGACGCCGACCACCCCGCCTTCGCCGGCGTCGACCTGGTCACCAGGGACTTCACCGGCGGCGGCTCCGCCCACGACAAAGACGGTCACGGAACGCACTGCGCCGGAACGATTTTCGGTCGCGACCTGGACGGCACGCGGATCGGCGTCGCGCGCGGGGTCGGGCGCGCGTTGATCGGCAAGGTCCTCGGCCCCGGTGGCGGCGGCAGCGACACCATCGCCGAGGCGATCCTGTGGGCGCGCGACAACGGCGCGCACGTGATCTCGATGTCGCTCGGCATCGATTTCCCCGGCTTCGTCGAGAAACTGGTCACGCTGCGCGGGCTGTCCATCCCGGTGGCCACGTCGCTGGCGCTGCGCGCCTACACCGCCAACGTGCAGCTGTTCGAGACGCTGTCGCAGTTCCTGGCCGCGGGCATCGGTCAGCCGATGGTGGTGGCGGCCACCGGTAACGAGAGCGGCCGCGACCGCACGCCACCGTTCGAGATCGACGTCGCCCCGCCCGCCGCGGCGGCAGGCATCGTCGCCGTCGGCGCGCTGGGACGCACCGCGAACGGCCTTGCCGTCGCGCCCTTCTCGAACTCGCGCGCCACCGTCTCCGCACCCGGCGTCGGTGTGGTCAGCGCGGCCGTCGGCGGCGGCACCGAGTCCATGAGCGGCACCAGCATGGCCACTCCGCACGCGGCGGGGGTGGCGGCGCTGTGGGCGGAGAAGCTGGCCGCACAGGGTCAGCTCGCCCCGCTCGTCCTGCAGGCCAAGCTGATCGGCGAGGCCACCACCGACCGGCTCATCCCCGGTACCGATCCCACCGACACCGGCGCGGGGCTCGTCCGCGCCCCCCAGTCCTGA
- a CDS encoding mechanosensitive ion channel family protein: MEQVLRPLIVFAVTLAGTVTLGLLIDRLLCYGARRRPGTALPGLLRRVHLPLQVFLGAVALHGTYPLAELNLRQDAVIRNLLATTAIMAAAWLVVRGVDAAAENMLRAYADRTRDIAKVRQLRTQLGLVRRIVTFLLAVTTAAVVILLLVPSLRALGTSLLASAGVIGIIAGVAAQSTLSNLIAGLQIAFGDSVKIGDTVVVEGEWGTVEEITLAFLTVRIWDDRRLTMPVSYFNSKPYENWSRGGSQITGTVYLHLDHSTPIPLLREHLREYLRQRRDWDGRDCGLVVTDSTPTNIVVRATMTAADADDAWTLRCAVREELLGWLREHHPQALPKIPTAITTAGETAESDRRELVSATDGARV; this comes from the coding sequence GTGGAGCAAGTACTACGGCCCCTGATCGTCTTCGCGGTGACCCTCGCGGGCACCGTCACCCTCGGACTGCTCATCGATCGCCTGCTCTGTTACGGCGCGCGCAGACGCCCCGGCACCGCGCTCCCCGGCCTGCTGCGGCGCGTCCATCTGCCGCTGCAGGTGTTCCTCGGCGCGGTCGCCCTGCACGGCACCTATCCGCTGGCCGAACTGAATCTGCGCCAGGACGCGGTGATCCGCAATCTGCTGGCCACCACGGCGATCATGGCCGCGGCCTGGCTGGTGGTCCGTGGCGTCGACGCGGCGGCGGAGAACATGTTGCGCGCCTACGCCGACCGCACCCGCGACATCGCCAAGGTGCGTCAGCTGCGCACCCAGCTCGGCCTGGTGCGGCGGATCGTGACGTTCCTGCTCGCGGTGACCACCGCCGCGGTGGTGATCCTGCTGCTGGTGCCGAGCCTGCGGGCACTGGGGACCTCGCTGCTGGCCTCCGCGGGCGTGATCGGCATCATCGCGGGCGTCGCCGCCCAGTCCACGTTGAGCAACCTCATCGCCGGACTGCAGATCGCCTTCGGCGATTCGGTCAAGATCGGCGACACCGTCGTGGTGGAGGGGGAGTGGGGCACGGTCGAGGAGATCACGCTGGCCTTCCTCACCGTGCGGATCTGGGACGACCGGCGGCTCACCATGCCGGTCTCCTACTTCAACAGCAAGCCCTACGAGAACTGGTCGCGCGGCGGCTCACAGATCACCGGCACGGTCTACCTGCACCTGGACCACAGCACCCCGATCCCGCTGCTGCGCGAGCATCTGCGCGAGTACCTGCGACAGCGCAGGGACTGGGACGGCCGCGACTGCGGCTTGGTGGTCACCGACAGCACCCCGACCAACATCGTCGTGCGCGCGACCATGACGGCCGCCGACGCCGACGACGCGTGGACGTTGCGCTGCGCGGTGCGCGAGGAACTGCTCGGCTGGCTGCGCGAGCATCATCCGCAGGCGCTGCCGAAGATCCCGACCGCGATCACCACGGCCGGGGAGACCGCGGAGTCGGATCGCCGGGAACTGGTGTCGGCCACGGACGGCGCCCGCGTCTGA
- the thiI gene encoding tRNA uracil 4-sulfurtransferase ThiI: MSGFCVLAKYGEIAVKGRNQGWFENCLVRNLRHAVGGPVLIRRRGGFLVASAHHRDPAELTRRLQEVMGLSVVQPALSVPPTVEDATAAAVDLLRRRHAERPGAPVPTFAVRARRRWKDFPMSSDAFAAHIGARVCAELGWRVDLAAPEVPVLVEVDRREIFVSVERLPGQGGLPVGCSGRALVLLSGGYDSPVAAYRAMRRGLHCDFVHFTGAPYTDPSSMYKAYALARELGRYQTPARLYVVPVGNAQKTLATAGAEELQIVARRRLYLRIAEELARRRRRDALVTGDSLGQVASQTLSNLVSADQACTLPVLRPLIGWDKQEIITEARRIGTAEISVLRDEDCCSLLAPSEVATRTNPADLRVIEQRADIDTLVEQALEHVTVLTPGRVRGAEPPRAKVARPTVVAG; this comes from the coding sequence ATGTCCGGATTCTGCGTGCTGGCCAAATACGGCGAGATCGCGGTCAAGGGGCGTAACCAGGGCTGGTTCGAGAACTGCCTGGTGCGCAACCTGCGGCATGCCGTGGGCGGGCCCGTGCTCATCCGGCGCCGCGGTGGGTTCCTGGTGGCGTCGGCGCACCACCGCGACCCCGCCGAGCTGACCCGTCGCCTGCAGGAGGTGATGGGATTGAGCGTGGTGCAGCCCGCGCTGTCGGTGCCGCCCACCGTCGAGGACGCCACCGCCGCCGCCGTCGACCTGTTGCGGCGCAGGCACGCCGAGCGTCCCGGCGCGCCCGTGCCGACCTTCGCGGTGCGGGCGCGGCGACGCTGGAAGGACTTCCCGATGTCCTCCGACGCGTTCGCCGCGCACATCGGCGCGCGGGTGTGTGCCGAACTCGGTTGGCGGGTGGATCTGGCCGCGCCCGAGGTGCCGGTGCTGGTGGAGGTCGATCGGCGGGAGATCTTCGTCTCGGTCGAGCGGCTGCCCGGCCAGGGCGGGCTGCCGGTGGGCTGCAGCGGGCGGGCGCTGGTGCTGCTGTCCGGCGGCTACGACTCGCCGGTGGCGGCCTATCGGGCGATGCGCCGCGGGTTGCACTGCGACTTCGTCCATTTCACCGGCGCCCCGTACACCGACCCCAGCTCCATGTACAAGGCGTATGCGCTGGCCAGGGAGCTGGGGCGGTATCAGACGCCCGCGCGGCTCTACGTCGTGCCGGTCGGCAACGCGCAGAAGACGTTGGCGACCGCGGGCGCCGAAGAACTCCAGATCGTCGCCCGGCGCCGGCTCTACCTGCGGATCGCCGAGGAACTCGCGCGTCGTCGCCGGCGCGACGCCCTGGTCACCGGCGACAGCCTCGGGCAGGTGGCCAGCCAGACGCTGTCGAATCTGGTCTCCGCCGACCAGGCCTGCACGCTGCCGGTGCTGCGCCCGCTGATCGGCTGGGACAAACAGGAGATCATCACCGAGGCCCGGCGCATCGGCACCGCGGAGATCTCGGTGCTCCGCGACGAGGACTGCTGCAGCCTGCTCGCGCCCAGCGAGGTCGCCACCCGCACCAACCCCGCCGATCTGCGGGTGATCGAGCAGCGCGCCGACATCGACACGCTGGTCGAGCAGGCGCTCGAGCACGTCACCGTGCTCACCCCCGGCCGCGTCCGCGGAGCCGAGCCGCCGCGCGCGAAGGTCGCCCGGCCCACCGTTGTCGCCGGGTGA